In Tachypleus tridentatus isolate NWPU-2018 chromosome 7, ASM421037v1, whole genome shotgun sequence, a genomic segment contains:
- the mtTFB1 gene encoding mitochondrial transcription factor B1 translates to MQPCTTVVRAAAIVTKRNIQEVKDSCRLPPLPTIKDIIRLYKLRALRQLSQNFLLDLKLSDKIVKMAGNISGFHVCEVGPGPGNITRSILERGASKVTVIEKDRRFLPSLELLASATNGRLQIIIGDVLEYNIGHLFDRELARDWNDEPPPLHIIGNLPFNVSTPLIIKLLRQISNREGPFTYGRTKMTLTFQEEVAERMIAPEFSDQRCRLSVMCQNLCKVEHKFTIPGQAFLPKPKVNVGVVVLTPLKQPLVNLPFEVMEKVARCLFHSRQKYCKRGIQKLYPGNRVDLVKETIRLADIDPDARTFHLSVEEVGQIAKAYDYICQQDSKLKNYEFRMGKLNNDALSDDKNPQIDNDCVKH, encoded by the exons ATGCAACCTTGTACTACAGTAGTTAGAGCAGCAGCAATTGTTACCAAGAGAAACATTCAAGAAGTGAAGGACAGTTGTCGATTGCCACCACTTCCAACAATTAAAGACATTATTCGTTTATATAAGCTACGAGCACTAAGGCAGCTTTCTCAGAACTTTTTGCTGGACCTAAAGTTAAGTGATAAGATTGTAAAAATGGCTGGAAATATATCTGGTTTTCATGTTTGTGAAGTAGGACCAGGACCAGGAAATATCACAAGGTCTATTTTAGAACGAGGAGCAAGTAAAGTTACAGTTATTGAAAAAGATAGAAGATTTTTACCTtctttagaa TTATTAGCTAGTGCAACAAATGGAAGACTGCAAATTATAATTGGAGATGTTCTGGAGTATAACATAGGACACTTGTTTGACAG GGAACTTGCAAGAGATTGGAATGATGAACCACCCCCACTTCACATCATAGGAAATCTCCCATTCAATGTTTCTACACCTCTAATTATTAAGTTATTGCGACAGATATCAAACAGAGAAGGTCCATTCACCTATGGAAGAACGAAAATGACTCTTACATTTCAGGAGGAAGTTGCAGAAAGAATGATAGCTCCAGAGTTTTCAGATCAGAGATGTCGTTTATCAGTCATGTGTCAGAATTTGTGTAAAGTTGAACACAAATTTACTATACCAG GTCAAGCCTTCCTGCCTAAGCCCAAAGTAAATGTTGGTGTTGTAGTTCTTACACCTCTCAAACAACCTCTGGTTAACCTGCCATTTGAAGTGATGGAGAAAGTAGCAAGATGTCTTTTCCACAGTCGGCAAAAATATTGCAAGCGAGGCATTCA AAAACTTTATCCAGGAAATCGGGTTGATCTAGTTAAAGAAACTATACGTCTTGCTGATATTGACCCAGATGCCAGGACATTTCACCTGAGTGTAGAAGAAGTTGGTCAGATTGCTAAAGCTTATGACTATATCTGTCAACAGGACTCTAAACTCAAGAACTATGAATTTAGAATGGGGAAGTTAAATAATGATGCACTGAGTGACGATAAGAATCCTCAGATTGATAATGATTGTGTTAAACATTAA